Below is a genomic region from Pectobacterium polaris.
GCCGTAGTGACCCCAGTCCGCTGGCCACCACTCCTGGCTGTCGGTCATCAGTGCATGCAAATCTTTTTTGAGGGCATCGACATCGAGGGTTTTGAGGGCATCACGGTAGCTGAAATCGCTGCCTAACGGGTTGGTCTTGGTATCATGCTGATGAAGAATGTCGAGATTGAGGGCATTTGGCCACCAGTCGGTGTTTGATGAGCCAGTAGAAGTGTTTCCGCCGTGCATAACCGGACACTTGCCGGCTGGTTTCGTTTTATTCTCGTCCATCGTTATCTCCCAGTATGTTGCATTGCCTTAATCGCTGCGCAAGAAGGTGGGTCGTTCTCCGATAGCCTTGCCTTATGGCAGCGGAGCGCTTCACCGATTCCTTCTTCTTGATGCAAGACAGTGCCAGAGTCTCCCTATAATTTATAATTGTATATGCTAACTTCTGCGATAGCTTAACCTGATGAAAAGTAGCTCAATCGCACATTTTTCCTATCTATACCCGTCATACTTCAAGTTGCATGTGCGTTGGCTACGTTCAGTCACCCGAATCACTTACTTGAGTAAGCTCATCGGGACTCCCTCGCTTGCCGCCTGCCTGAAACTCGAATTATTTAGGGTATGCATAATAATCTCGCCGATAGAACCGCTTGTGATAATGAGCCCGCTTGTCATCGCGGCCTCTTTTAAGAGGCCGCGAGTTCTTCTGCTACCCCAAAACTACAGCGACGGCGAACGGAGTATGAACTGAGTAATCTCGGCACGTTTCCCTAAGCGGATCGGAAAACCGTTCCACAGGCCCGCGCCATTGCTCACGTACAGATGCATGCCATCCACGTCATAGCTACCGGACACATACCCTTCATTCGCCATCTGCGTCACCCAATGCATACCCAACACCTGACCGCCGTGCGTATGGCCGGAGAGCTGTAAATCCGCTCCAGCACGCGCATTCTCTTTCGCTCCCGTTGGCCGATGGCTAAGCAGAACGACGGCGGTATCCGGTGCTATTCCGTTGAGCGCCGCGCCAGTATCTGGCAGCTGTTGTTGAAAATCAGCGGCGGTGCGATCGGTGATCCCTGCCAGTACAAACGCGGCATTATCGCGGCCGATCGATACATTTTCATTGAGTAACATGCGTAAGCCCAGAGCATTCAGCCGCTGCACCCATTGCGTATATTCCACGTAATATTCATGATTGCCCACAATGGCAAACACGCCGTGTGGCGCGGTCAGGCTACGCAGCGGTTCCATATCATCGTGACGGGCGTTCACGGTGCCGTCGGCCATATCGCCAGTAATCACCGTCAGATCGGGTTTAAGCGCGTTAGTTTTTGCCACCACCGCTTCCATCCAGGGGCGCTGTAACAGGCGACTGGCATGTAAATCCGTGAGTTGCACCAGCCGGAAACCATCCAGCGCAGGCGGTAGCTGCTTCAACTCGACTTCTACCGTGCGCACTTCAGGAATGCGCACCGCCTCCCAAACGCCAATCGCCGCCAGTCCCATCGCCACCACGGCAATTCCGCCACGCAGCGCCATATTGTTCAGTAGAACCTGCCCAACCGAGCGGGATAACAGACGCCCCACGACGCCGAGCAGATCGATGGCCAACAGCAGGAATGCGGATATCAGCAGCGCGCCAAACGCCCATCCCAGCAGCATCAGGACAAACGCGGGCACTTCCGGCGACGCCATCGTGCCAAAAAAGGTGCGCGTAATCAGATGATGCTGCGAAGCCAGCAGCACTAACACCGCCAGCATGCGCTTTACAGGCACACCAACACGCAAGCGCCAGACCAGACGCCAGATAACATAGAGGGCGATAAACCCAGTAATGACATGAAACACGGCTGTTTTTCTCTCTTTATCGGTGATGTCGGTATATTGACGCGTAAATTTTACACTATGACTCACGCATTGCAGATCAACGCGGTAGAGGTGTTGTGTTGCCAGAAGGTGCAGATTAACATGGCGCAATTCCATGCTGTACACATCATTGACCCGAATGAAGCCTGCTCGCTGGCGGCAGGTTGTGCATCATTTTGATTAACCAAGGACATGTATGTTCGATTACACCGACTTTCCCGAGCAACGGCAATCCAAAATCAGGCAGATCCTCAGCGAGGAAGGCAAAGTTGTCTGCGCCCAGCTCTCACGTGAATTGAACGTATCCGAGCACACCATACGGCGTGACCTGAAAGAACTGGCGCAATCCGGTGCCTGCAAACGCGTCTACGGCGGTGCGGTCAGCATGCCGCCAGAGGTGATTGATTTTGCCAGCCGAGCCACCATCGACGCTGCCCAGAAAGATCGTATCGCTCAGGCCGTCATCCCGCTGATAAAGCCCAACAGCTGCGTCTTCTTTGACACCGGCACCACCAATCTGGCCGTGGCGAAACAGATCCCGGCTGGCCTGAAGTTTACCGCCGTGTGTAATTCGCCCATCATCGCAGCAGAGCTGATGCAGTATCCGGATGTAGAAGTGATTTTTCTTGGCGGAAGGATCCAGAAAGAGGTCGGCGGCGCGATTGGTATCGATACGCTCAGGCAGCTAGAGAAAATGTTTTTCGATCAATGCCTGCTGGGAGGCTGTGCCTTTGATGCCAATGAAGGCCTGACCGTTTTTGAATATGACGATGCCGAATTCAAAAAATGTCTGGTGACCCGCAGCAGCGAAGTGATCGTTGCCCTGACCGCCAATAAGATCTCTGCCCTCACGCGCTATCGTGTGGCTGCATGTGATGAAATCACCACGCTGGTGACCGATGATGAAATCTCTCCTGCCTGCCAGAGCGTCTTAAGCGAAAAAAATCTGGATGTGATTATTGCCCGATAATGCAACGGTAGCCCCAGCGGTTGCCGGTTTGCTTCATGCAGTTCACTTTATGAAAGCAGCAGCTTTATCGTTTTCAGTACCCCATCGTCGTCATTGCTGCGGGCAATAAAGTTTGCCGAGGCTTTGGTTTCTTCAAACGCATTGCGCATCGCAAAGCTGTAAGCCCCACGGCTCATTAACTCAATATCATTGTAGCCGTCGCCAAACACCATCGTTTCCTCTAGCTTAATCGCCAATTTCTCCTGAAGGATGTCTACGGTGTGTCCTTTGTGTACGCCGACATCCGCAATGTCGATCCAGGCCGCTTCAGAGACGACGATATAGACATGATCGTGAAACGCATCAAGGTACTTCGCCGTCTCGTGGCAGTGCCCTTCTGGGTCATAAACCGTGATTTTCACAAAGTCATCGGTCACGGTAGCAAAGCTGGAGATCAACGTCACATTGGTGTACGACTTTTTCACCGTTTCCAGTAAAGCAGGATCGATCGTTTCCTTCACCATCGCACCGTGCGGGGTACAACCGATGACGACGTGCCGATCGTCTACGCTTTCCAACACGCCAATCAGGCTCAAGGCAAGGCGGTTTTTGATGAGTGACTGGTAAACGTATTCTCCCTGATACTTGATGCGCGTCGCGCTGTCTCCCAGGATCCAGATGTCTTTCGCATCATCGCCAAAAAGCGCTTCGACCCGCTCGCACTGCTTGCCTGTGCAGACAGCAAACCGCACGTTCTTCTCTTTCATTAATGCATAAACATCGGCAAACAAGGCCCTGTTGTAATCGCCATCGCTGTGAAGAAACGTGCCGTCGAGATCGGTAATTACCAACTTGATCATTCCACTCCCCTTGCAGATTGTACGTACACAGATAGCCGCGAGTCAGGCCGTAACCTGCCTGAACCAAGAGATATCGCTTTTGTGCGGTTGTTAGATGACTGACGTGATGATTAATCGGCAATGCTCGATTTAGCTCGATGAAGTAGTAAATACACTTAAAAGAGCATACAGCACACTAATGAGAATCACTTTCGACAGATTTATTGAGATATTACGCGGAAATCAGCATAGCACTTATTGATAATACGCAACAAGGAGCAAAATTAATCAATAATGAGCAACAAGAGAGTGAGAGGAAGTGGCAGAGTCAGGTGACGATGGCCCTGCCACACGCCAGATGTTCATATCAAGATAAACCTGACGTTCAGAGGCAATGCGTTATTCAAAAACTATACCCTAAATAATTCGAGTTGCGTGACAAAACGTGAGCGTTTTGAACAACGCTCTGCGTTGACCCTTTAGGGCAAGGCCAATTTATGGCCTTGTAACGCGGCAACCGCTCGAGTCCCCAGGAGCTTACTCAGGTAAGTGACTGGGGTGAGTAAGGGCAGCCAACGCACAAGCAGCTTGAAGTATGACGGGTATATACGCTATGAGGACAGCTTCATCAGGACCAAGCCGCTGACGATCAACAGCGCAGCGATAATCCTCATCGCATTTGCGGGTTCATTCAGGAAGACCAATCCCACTACAAACGCCCCTACCGCGCCAATCCCTGTCCAGATAGTGTAAGCCGTGCCTAGAGGAAGAGATTTCATCGCCATGGATAACAGCGCAAAGCTGACGATCATGGCGACAATCGTGACAACCGATGCGCCTACTTTCGTGAAGCCATCAGACAGTTTCATGCTGTAAGACCAGACAATTTCAAACAAACCGGCAAGCGCTAATAGAAACCAGGCCATACCCTGTTCTCCTTAAACATCGAATAGGGGGTCGTCCCGTGAATCCTTTTCGCGTCAGGGGTCGTCCCCTGTCAGGATGCTATGCCGCGATACGATAACGTTGCGCTATCAGGGAGTAAAGTCTTTGCGCAAACGATCCGCCAAGCGGCGAAATCGCATAAAAATTTCTGGGAGAAATTTTTAACGTTACGTCAGCAACGGCTTTATCCGACGAATTCGGCTAAACATTCAACACTTGAAAGGGGATGATAAACAAAGCGCTTGCCACCAACGTCAGAGCCGTCCATAATAGCGCCCATTCCAAATGCTGGAATGAAGAAAAGCATTCTAATCAAAACGTTACTGATTAAGATGTTATCTACTGTACGACCGTAGCTCAGTTGGTTAGAGCACCACCTTGACATGGTGGGGGTCGGTGGTTCGAGTCCACTCGGTCGTACCAATTCATGTTCTGTAAATATTACCCTACGCCCGTAGGTTAATGAATGTGAATTGAAATTTCCCTTACTCGTGTCTTGTTAATTTCATCTAAGTCAAATTAAATCCAAATTTTTCATCTGCTTTATCTGCTAATTGGTTTGGATTCAGGCTACTGCTATGAGTCGCTCTTGATAAGAATCTGCCTTCCTTTAGGCTCGATTCGTGAAAAACCATTCGTCATTTATGATCCGTGTTAGTACTCGAAAGGCAACGAGAATATGGAACGTAGTGAAGCTAAAGATATCGTAACAGCATTGATAAACGGCATTGATCCTGCAACGGGAGAAGTCTTACCAGAGGAAAGTCCATACAACAACCCACAGGTCATTCGAGCCTTATTCACCGTGTTGGATACAATCAAAATCAAGAAACAACCTAAGAAGACACTCGAAGAAAAGCAGCAGGACAATATTAAAGCAGGCCGCCCGAAAAATGCAGGTATTTCATGGGATGATGAATTAAAGGCGTTGTTGGCCTCGACATTCCAAAATGGCGCGTCTATTGACGAACTGGCGACAACTTTTGAGAGAACAAAGGGCGCCATTGTGTCAGAGTTGACGAAGCAAGGGCTAATTGAGCCAAAGGTTGATAATAAAATTAGCTAACAAAGCGAAGCACGCAACACCGCGGCCCAACTGGCCGCGATAATCGATATTACCGAGAACTAAAATCCGACCTCAGCCTATTGCGCCAATGCCCGATCGATATAGCGGGTAAACTGTTGGTAGAGTTTACCGGGTCGCGTCACGCTGAGCACGAGCTGAATCGCCGGAACGCTGGGAGCGCCATCTTCCGGCCCCAGAACATACAGAGCTTCGGACAGCGCACTTTTCGGCAGTAAACCAATCCCCAGCCCTTTTGCCGCCGCGCTGCGGATATTATCGAAAGACCCGCTCACATAAGAAAAGTAATAGGGGCGTCCGACATGCTCCAGCGCAGAAACCGCGCATTTCCGAATCACACAGCCATCAGGGAACGTGACGAGAGGGACTTCATCCATCTCACTGAAATTCACCGCACCGGAACTGACCCAGTGAAGGGATTCAACCCGCAAAATTCTTTCTGTTTCAGAAATCAGCGGCTGCCCTGCTAGCCCTTTGAGGATCACGACATCCAGGCGTTGCTGAGCAACCATCGAAGACAACACGGTCGATGACGCCGCCGTGATTTCCACCTTTAGGCCAGGATTCTCTTCAAGACATAGCGAAATGATTTCGTGCAGATTTTTAACCTCGAAATCATCCGGGACGCCGAGTGCTACGCGGCCTGTCATCGGGGACTTCTGCAACGCGCCGATGGCCCGATGCGTACGTAGCAGGATGTCACGCGCGGCAGGCAGCAGCTGTCGCCCTTCTTCGGTCAACCCGAGAATGTGTCCCTGACGCCGCTCGATAAGGCGACAGCCGACATCCTCTTCTAAGCGTTTCAGGCCAGCACTCAGCGTTGATTGCGTCCGTCCCAGCTCTTCACCCGCGCGTCCGAAGCCACCGCACTCCGCGATGGAGACAAAAATACGCAGCTGCTCCAGCGTGATACCACGCCCCTCTATCCGCTCGACCTGTGCTCGCACCGTTATCCTGACCTCTTGAGATTATCGCTATTGATTAAATCAATTATGAACACATCATAATTCATTTAGCGGTTTATGAAACACCCCGCAAAATCCACGGGTCGATATCTTCAAAAATATAAAAAAGAGGCCCATCCATGTTCTTGATTGTCGTCCCCTTATTTCTGGTGATTCTCGTTGGTTATTGTTATGGAAGAATAAAGCCCGACAGCGGCCAAGCAGATAAGTTAATCAACGACTACGTCTTGTATATCTCGCTGCCAGCCTTATTGTTTATTGCCGTGGCGCGTGCCGACACCAGCGACCTGAAACAGTGGGGCTTTATGCTGTCAACGCTGTGCGGAATTGCAGCGTCCTACATGCTTGCCGCGTTGCTGGCGAAGCGCATGAGGATTGGATTGCCCCACTCCTCCCTTCTTAGCATGGGCGCGTGTTATGGCACCACGGGATACATGGGGGTGCCGATTTTGATTTCAGTCTATGGCGAACAGGCGGCACTACCCGCAGCGATGGCAACCATTCTGCATAATATCCCCGCCATCATGGCCGTGATCGTCAGTTGGGATGTGTTTTCTACACGAGCGACAGACGCGAATACGCGACTGATTCACAGTGTGGGACGCTCGGCGCTGACGACCGTGAAGAATCCATTAACGATCTCAGTGCTTGCCGGTCTGGCGTTCGTCCTGCTCGACATTCAGGTCCCCGTCGTCATCGAATCCTTTGCGCGCTTTCTGGGCAATGCTGCGGGCCCCACCGCGCTATTTGCTCTCGGACTGGGCCTTGCCAGACTGAAGGTAAAAGAGCATCTGAACGTCACGGTCAGCAAAACGGTATTACCGATGGTTGTGCTAAAACTCGTGATACAGCCTGCCGTCACGTTCGCCACTGCCGTCTATGTATTCGGGATGGGACAATCTCAGGGGATCTGGCTGGCAACCGCCGTGGTGATGGCCGCGCAGCCAATTGGCGCTGGCGTGTATGTGTTTGCCAAGAAGTATAATTATCAACCGGATGTGATCGCACTATCGATCATCGTCTCGCTACTGCTCGCACTCGTCACGATTCCCGCAGTATTGAGCCTTTTTCCGCCTTTGTGAATAACCGTTTGGGCTTCTGGACGTCATTCGGAAGCCCTATTCACACGGTCTGTCTGTTTCAACGACCCTACTGGCCGCGCGTCTCCAGATACAACACCGTGGCGGCGACGCGGGAGCGCACGTTGAGTTTGCGCAGCATGTTGCGGATATGCACTTTTACCGTCTCTTCTGAGATATACAGCACACTCGCAATTTGCTTGTTGGATAGTCCTGATGCGACTTCCTGAAGCACATCCAGTTCGCGCTCCGTCAATACGGTAAAGGGCGACGGCGTGTCCTTTATGGCGATACGGTGGCGCAGCACGTCCCGCACCTGTTCGCTGAAGGCATCACCGTTACGAATGGCCTCCAACAAGTGTTCCGGGGCGCTATCTTTAAGCAGATAGCCATCGGCACCCGCATCCATCAGCGCATAAATATCGCTGGGCGCATCGGAGACCGTCAATACAATGACGCGGGCGCAGATCCCATCGCGCCGCAGCGCGTGGAGCGTATCCAACCCGCTCAATCCTTTCATGTTGAGATCGAGCAAGATGATATCGGGAGAATCCCGATTCGCGAGGCTCAGCGCCTCCATGCCATTACTGGCTTCCCCGATCACATCAAAAATGGCATCGGTTGCCAGTAACTGACGGATTCCCCGGCGCATAAGTGGATGATCGTCGACGATCAAAACACGATAAGATGGTTTTTCTGACATGCCCAGCCCCAATGTAATATGGATCTTATTATTTTATTTATGATTATGGTCTATGATTTATCGCCGTCATACCTCAAGCGGCCTGCTTCCCACTCGATTTATTCAGGATAGAGATTGTTCGTGTTGTCGCGTTCACGCGCGGTCGTCGGCGTCGAGAAACAGACGCTAACCTGCGTCCCCCTTCAGGGTGGAGGCCAATAGAGAGCTTTCCTCCTAACCGTTCGGCGCGCTCCTGCATAATATTTAAGCCGTAATGTCCCGCAGGTTCCTCCTGATTGATAATGCCGCAGCCGTCATCACGAATATCAACACAATGACTACCATCAGGCTGCGTACGGCAATTGACGGTAATCGTCGTCGCCTGCGCGTGTTTAATGGCGTTCAGCACCGCTTCACGGATGATTTGCAACAAGTGAACCTGCTGTGATGCATCCAACGCCTGCGTAGGAATCCGGCAATCAATCGCGATGGTCGCCGAGGTCTGCGTGCGCAGTGGCTCAATCATTTCCTGCATCGCCGCCGGCAAATCGGCCTGTTGCAGCGTCAGTCGGAATGTGCCCAATAGTTCGCGCAGTTGACGATAAGCATCGCTTAACGCCTGCTCGAAATCGGTGATGATCTGCCGGGCCTGCGCATTTTCTTCCGCAACCGAACGCTTTAATAACGCCATCTGAATATTCAGATAAGAAAGCACCTGAGCCAGTGAGTCATGCAGTTCACGCGCGATAGTGGCGCGCTCTTCCATCAGTAACAGCTGCTGGTAGTGCTTCTGCGCCTGATTAAAATAGAGTCCGCGACCCAGCATAGTGGCGACGCTTTCCATCAGCTGCGCCGACGGCTGTTGCGTTGATGCCTGCCAGCGCAGTTGCCCAAACTCGACCTCTTGCAAACGAATAGGCAAGGCCTGCCACGCAGCCTGCTCATCCGGCTGGCCTTCACATAACCGCCAGTTCTCCCCGACCCGCATTTCCAGACAACCGACCGTTTCATAGCGGCGAACAATTTGCAGAATCTGCTGAAAACAATGCCGGTCTATCGTGCTGACGTTCATCGCCTGAGAGCAGTTGTACAACACCTTCAGCATGCGGTTCACTTCCTGCAAGCGCAGCGTTTTCTGCCGTACCTTATCTTCCAGAGAACGGTAAAGTTTTTGCAGCTCGTCAGTCATATTACTGAAGGTTTGCGCCAGTAATCCCAATTCGTTAGGCAGATTGACGTCCAGCCGCGAATGGGTAAAGCGTCCCTTCTCAATGGACGTACAGGCCGCCATGAGCTTATTCAACGGCACGACTACCTGACGACGGATGCGACGCAGCGTAAAGAAGATCAGTATATAGATAGTGATCGAGCCAATTATTGATGTCACAACGACTATCATCATCTTGCGTTCGGAATAGTGCTGTAACGCCAGCACAAAGAGATCGATCTGCGTGACATAGCCGACAATATTGTCCTGATACCACACCCGATCCCCTGCGTTCAGGCGTTCATCCATCGTTTTCCAGCTCTGCAACAGCGCGGCATAACGATCGCGCACATCGCGCGGCACATACCAGCGATCTAACAGGTGAAAAACCGGGGAATCCAGCGTTTGCGCGTAGAGGCGGCGATGCGGTTCTAACGCTGCGCGATCACCCTGTAGGTCATACCCCATGCGATAGCTTTGCATGCGCATGGAACCGGCTACGTTGATCGCTTCCGCATCGCGTAAACCGCTGGCTAACGTCAGCAGCGCAATGCCCGTCGTCAGGAATGAAAGCAGCGCGATATAAAAAAACGCGCGAGCCAGGCTGGTAGAAACAGGACGTTTGACCATCACAACGAGTAATCCTCTTTGGCGTCATACCTACTCTAAATAGGTAGATCAACATTTCAGCGTACTATCACGATCCCCACACGCTCCCGCAAGCCAATGAGACGCGAATCCCACATAAGCTTGATCCGGCACCCCCATTTACCTCTAAAGGGTGATTATCGCATACACCCCAAGAGGAATAGTGTAACCCCTACAAAAACAGCGTGTTTTTTATTGGATATTTCATTGAGCACCAGAGCGACAAACAGCCATGACTAACCTCTCCCGGCGTTCCCTACTGACTGGTGGCCTACAGCGGGCAGACAACGCGTTGCGTCCGCCGTGGAGCGGCGCAGAAAGCCAGTTCCTGAGCCAGTGCACGCGCTGCAACGTCTGCATTGATGCCTGCGGTTCCGGGATTATCCAGCGCGGTTCGGGCGGTTTCCCCACCATCGACTTTCAGCGCGGCGAATGCACGTTCTGCTACGACTGCGCTCGCGCGTGTCCACAAGCGCTGTTCGCGGAGAGCCACACTCCGCCATGGGAATACCACCTGACAATTCAGGATGCCTGTTTATCGCTGCATCAGGTGGAATGCCGCAGCTGTCAAGATGCGTGTGAAACCGGCGCGATACGGTTTCGTCCCGCCCTAGGGCGCGTTGCTGCACCGTCTATCGATGACGACGCCTGTACTACCTGTGGCGCATGTATTTCTGGGTGCCCTGTCAGCGCCATCTCGATGAAAAAAATCACCGCGGGATATCACACCGCGCCAGCGCGTCTCCCGACGCAACAGGAAAACCGATGAGCACAGTCTGGCATGTTTGCAGTGTAGTGGTTCACGTCAACCCGGCGCAGTTGGCGGCCGTTGACGAGGCGTTAGCGACGCAACCCAATTTAGAGGTAGGTGCCAGTGATAGCGATACCGGAAAAATGGTCGTGGTGCTGGAGTCAGATTCAGAAGACGCGCTGTTAAAACAAATAGCGTCAATACGCGAGCTTACAGGCGTACTGGCGGTTTCGCTGGTTTATCACCAGCTTGATGAAGCGTCTTTTGATGAACAATCTTTTGCTTTCGATGAACAACCTCTTGATCAACAAGCTCAGGGTGAGGAAATACTATGAAACTCAGTCGACGACACTTTATGAAGGCGAACGCGGTTGCAGCGGCAGCCGCGGTCGCAGGCATCACCATACCCACCGCGGTTCGTGCCGTGACCGAACAGTCGGATGCTATCCACTGGGATAAAGCCCCTTGCCGCTTCTGTGGCGTTGGGTGCGGTGTACTGGTCGGTACGCAAAACGGTCGCATCGTCGCTAGCCAGGGCGACCCCGAGGCGCCGGTTAACCGTGGATTAAACTGCATCAAAGGCTATTTCCTGCCAAAAATCATGTACGGACAGGATCGCGTGACCCAGCCTTTGCTGCGTATGCGCGACGGAAAATTCGATAAAGAAGGCGAATTTACGCCGATCTCCTGGGATCAGGCGTTTGACATCATGGCGGAGAAATTCAAAACCGCCCTGAAGGAGAAAGGCCCGAACGCGATAGGAATGTTTGGCTCTGGGCAATCAACCATTTGGGAAGGCTATGCGGCCGCCAAACTGTTCAAAGCGGGCTTCCGTTCCAACAACATTGACCCCAACGCGCGCCACTGTATGGCATCGGCGGTCGTCGGCTTTATGCGTACCTTCGGTATGGATGAGCCGATGGGCTGCTACGACGACATCGAGCAGACCGATGCGTTTGTACTGTGGGGCTCTAACATGGCGGAGATGCACCCGATCCTCTGGTCGCGCATCACCGACCGTCGACTGTCGAACAGCAATGTCACCGTCGCCGTGCTGTCCACCTATCAGCACCGCAGTTTTGAGCTGGCGGATAACGGTATGGTGTTTACGCCGCAAACCGATCTGGCCATTCTCAACTATATCGCCAACTACATTATCCAAAACAATGCGGTGAACGAGGCTTTCTTTACCCGCCACGTGAACCTGCGCCGAGGCGTGACCGATATCGGCTACGGGCTGCGTCCGACGCACCCGCTGGAAAAAGCGGCGAAAAACCCCGGTTCCGATGCGTCTGAGCCGATGAGTTTTGAAGAATACAAAGCCTTTGTCGCCGACTACACGCTGGAAAAAACGGTCGCGCTCAGCGGCGTTCCCGCCGATCAATTGGAAGCGCTGGCAAAACTCTATGCCGATCCGAAGAAGAAAGTGATCTCCTACTGGACGATGGGCTTTAACCAGCACACGCGCGGCGTCTGGGCTAACAATCTGGTTTATAACATCCACCTGCTGACGGGCAAGATCTCTCAACCGGGCTGCGGGCCGTTCTCGTTAACCGGTCAACCGTCTGCCTGCGGCACCGCGCGTGAAGTCGGCACCTTCGCCCACCGCCTGCCTGCGGACATGGTGGTAACCAACGAGAAACACCGCGCGATAGCGGAAAAACTGTGGCAGCTACCGACAGGCACGATTCCTGAAAAGATCGGCCTGCACGCCGTCGCACAGGATCGGGCGCTGAAAGATGGCACGCTGAATGCCTATTGGGTGATGTGTAACAACAACATGCAGGCCGGCCCGAACATCAATCAGGAACGTATGCCCGGCTGGCGCGATCCACGTAACTTCATCGTCGTATCCGACCCCTACCCGACGATCAGCGCATTGTCTGCTGACCTGATTTTACCGACTGCAATGTGGGTGGAAAAAGAAGGTGCCTACGGCAATGCCGAGCGCCGGACGCAGTTCTGGCGTCAGCAGGTTAAAGCACCGGGCGAGTCAAAATCGGATCTGTGGCAGGTGGTGAGCTTTGCCAAGCGCTTCGCCATCGAGGACGTGTGGCCGGAAGAACTCCTGGCGCAGAAACCAGCCTATCGCGGCAAGACACTCTACGACGTGCTGTTTGCGAACGATGTCACCACGCGCTTCCCGCTCAGCGAGTTAGCGGAAAACCAGCTGAACGATGAATCTCGCGAGTTCGGTTTTTACCTGCAAAAAGGCCTGTTTGAAGAATACGCCGCGTTTGGTCGTGGGCACGGTCACGACCTGGCACCGTTCGATACCTACCACAAAGTTCGTGGACTGCGCTGGCCAGTGGTTGATGGCAAAGAAACGCAATGGCGTTACAGCGAAGGAAACGATCCTTACGTCAAAGCGGGAGAAGCCTACCGTTTCTACGGCAAACCAGATGGCAAGGCGGTGATTTTCGCGCTGCCGTACGAGCCTGCCGCCGAAGCGCCGGACGAAGAATACGATCTCTGGCTCTCCACCGGTCGTGTTCTGGAGCACTGGCACACCGGCAGCATGA
It encodes:
- the narQ gene encoding nitrate/nitrite two-component system sensor histidine kinase NarQ, which codes for MMVKRPVSTSLARAFFYIALLSFLTTGIALLTLASGLRDAEAINVAGSMRMQSYRMGYDLQGDRAALEPHRRLYAQTLDSPVFHLLDRWYVPRDVRDRYAALLQSWKTMDERLNAGDRVWYQDNIVGYVTQIDLFVLALQHYSERKMMIVVVTSIIGSITIYILIFFTLRRIRRQVVVPLNKLMAACTSIEKGRFTHSRLDVNLPNELGLLAQTFSNMTDELQKLYRSLEDKVRQKTLRLQEVNRMLKVLYNCSQAMNVSTIDRHCFQQILQIVRRYETVGCLEMRVGENWRLCEGQPDEQAAWQALPIRLQEVEFGQLRWQASTQQPSAQLMESVATMLGRGLYFNQAQKHYQQLLLMEERATIARELHDSLAQVLSYLNIQMALLKRSVAEENAQARQIITDFEQALSDAYRQLRELLGTFRLTLQQADLPAAMQEMIEPLRTQTSATIAIDCRIPTQALDASQQVHLLQIIREAVLNAIKHAQATTITVNCRTQPDGSHCVDIRDDGCGIINQEEPAGHYGLNIMQERAERLGGKLSIGLHPEGGRRLASVSRRRRPRVNATTRTISILNKSSGKQAA
- the napF gene encoding ferredoxin-type protein NapF produces the protein MTNLSRRSLLTGGLQRADNALRPPWSGAESQFLSQCTRCNVCIDACGSGIIQRGSGGFPTIDFQRGECTFCYDCARACPQALFAESHTPPWEYHLTIQDACLSLHQVECRSCQDACETGAIRFRPALGRVAAPSIDDDACTTCGACISGCPVSAISMKKITAGYHTAPARLPTQQENR
- the napD gene encoding chaperone NapD: MSTVWHVCSVVVHVNPAQLAAVDEALATQPNLEVGASDSDTGKMVVVLESDSEDALLKQIASIRELTGVLAVSLVYHQLDEASFDEQSFAFDEQPLDQQAQGEEIL
- the napA gene encoding nitrate reductase catalytic subunit NapA; the protein is MKLSRRHFMKANAVAAAAAVAGITIPTAVRAVTEQSDAIHWDKAPCRFCGVGCGVLVGTQNGRIVASQGDPEAPVNRGLNCIKGYFLPKIMYGQDRVTQPLLRMRDGKFDKEGEFTPISWDQAFDIMAEKFKTALKEKGPNAIGMFGSGQSTIWEGYAAAKLFKAGFRSNNIDPNARHCMASAVVGFMRTFGMDEPMGCYDDIEQTDAFVLWGSNMAEMHPILWSRITDRRLSNSNVTVAVLSTYQHRSFELADNGMVFTPQTDLAILNYIANYIIQNNAVNEAFFTRHVNLRRGVTDIGYGLRPTHPLEKAAKNPGSDASEPMSFEEYKAFVADYTLEKTVALSGVPADQLEALAKLYADPKKKVISYWTMGFNQHTRGVWANNLVYNIHLLTGKISQPGCGPFSLTGQPSACGTAREVGTFAHRLPADMVVTNEKHRAIAEKLWQLPTGTIPEKIGLHAVAQDRALKDGTLNAYWVMCNNNMQAGPNINQERMPGWRDPRNFIVVSDPYPTISALSADLILPTAMWVEKEGAYGNAERRTQFWRQQVKAPGESKSDLWQVVSFAKRFAIEDVWPEELLAQKPAYRGKTLYDVLFANDVTTRFPLSELAENQLNDESREFGFYLQKGLFEEYAAFGRGHGHDLAPFDTYHKVRGLRWPVVDGKETQWRYSEGNDPYVKAGEAYRFYGKPDGKAVIFALPYEPAAEAPDEEYDLWLSTGRVLEHWHTGSMTRRVPELHRAFPEAVLFMHPQDAKTRDLRRGEKVRIISRRGEVVSIVETRGRNKPPRGLVYMPFFDAAQMTNVLTLDATDPLSKEADFKKCAVKLAKV